A region of the Cyanobium usitatum str. Tous genome:
GGGGGATCGCTTTTATCGGCGCCAAGGCGCCCGAAGCACTTCGCCAAGCAGCCAGCTCGCCGGATGCCAGGGTAAGAGCGGCAGCGATAGCAGCTCTCGGCGAACAGATCCAGGCGTTGGGGGATGACCAGGCGAGACAGCTGCTCCTAACCGCGCTGGATGACCTGGACTCCGAGGTGCGGGCAGAAGCTGCAACGCTGATGGGGAAGTTGCAGGAGCCAGAATGGGCCTGCCCGCGCCTGCTCCCGCTGCTCACCGACTCGGAAGAACAGGTCCGCAAAAACGCTGCTCTATCGCTGATGAAGCTAGGGGCCAAGGATGCATTGCCTGCCTTAAAAGCAAGTGTGGAGCAGGAAGAACAACCTGGTGTCAGATTAGTGCTGGATCTAGCAATCAGTCAGCTGAGCAAGTGAGGATGGCAATCGTCTCGCGTCAGCCCGGCTGAGGTTGACGGGCATGCAGGTCCCTAATTCGAGCGAGGGCTGATTCAAGCGTCTCGCGCACATAACTGTCTAGCTGTGGTTGGTTCTGCAGATCTCTAAGAGTCCGTTCAATTGCAGGATCATCAATCTGGGCGAGCGCATTGACAGCTGCTACCGCCTGGGCTGGATTATCTCCACCCACCACTCTCAGCAACAGCGGCACCGCCTGCCCACCCACCTGCCCAAGGGCCATCACCGTAGCTACAGCCACAACCGGTGAGTCGTCGCCAAGCGCCTCCTCGAGGGCCTGCATCGCAGAATCGGGGAAATGTATCCCAGGCTGGTTTGAAGCCACCTGGGCATAGGCCTTCACGCAGCTAGCGCGGATAGTGCTGTCCGTGCTGGCCTTAAGAAGATCCGCTAAAGGCAGCAGGGCTGCTGCGCCAAAGGCGCCAATACCACGTACAGAGGCCCTGCGTAAAGCTATATCCGGTTGGGCCAATAAACCAAGCAGTCGAGGCAGAGCTTGCTGAGGCCAATCCCTGACCATAGCTATAAAAGCCTGGCTTTGAATATAAGGATTAGGGTGAGCAAGGTCATCAAACAAGATATCCAATGCTTCCATTTCCATCCAAGAGAGGGGGTGGGAGAGGGCTCATTTTCTCACAAAAAAGGAGGCCCGAAGGCCTCCGTGGTTTGTCCTCAACAATTAATCAGAAACTGATCAGGAGAGGGCGTTGATTGCGTAATCAAGGTACGACTTCAACTCATTGAGAGCCTGGGGGCTCATGTCACGAGGGGAGCAAGCCCGGTCGCGGGTGAAGGTGAGAGCTTCCACGTAAGCAGCGGTAGGCAGACGCAGGGTGCGGTACACCTCACGGGCTCCGGCAATGCCCCACTCATCGAGAGGGCCGGTGCCGCCCACAACCAGGCAGTAGTTGATCAGACGCAGATAGTGAGCGATGTCGCGGTAGCACTTGTCCACCTTGACCTGATTCTCACCAGCTTCGCCGGCTTGCTTGAGGTAGGGATACTTGCTGAAGCAGGCGTCACCAGCTTCCTTCGTCACTTTGTCCAGGCCGGCAGCCAGCTTTTCAGCAGCTTCAAGACGAGCAGTAGCTCGCTGAATGTTGCCCTGAACAGCTTCTAGGTCGTTCTGGGAGGGGAAGCGACCAGCGGCATCAGCGGCGGTCACAACAGTGGTCACAACAGACTTCATCGTGAAGATCCTCGTTTAATTGAGTTGTAGTGGTTTAAAAAAAGCAATCTCTTCGGATGAATCAGCTGAGGCCGCTGATCACACGGTCAAAGTAGGTAGCAGCTTCAGCCACTAGAGCGGAGCAGTCGCCCTGAACGGTTTCCATCTTGCGGAAACGGGTTTCCACAGGGTTGGTACCGCTGGTGTTTGTCTCGTTAATGTGAGCCGTGGAAGAAGCCTTCATGATGGCCACAGCGCGGGCGGCAGACTGAAGGGGAACGCCCAGAGCGATGTAGGTCTCCTTGAGGCCGTTCAGGCAGCGGTCGTCCAAAACCGAGGCATCGCCAGCCAGCAGCGCGTAGCTGATGTAGCGAAGCACAATTTCGCCGTCGCGCAGGCAAGCGGCCATGCGGCGGTTGGGGTAGCAGTTGCCACCAGCCTGGATCAGGCCAGTGTTTTCGCAGATCATGCCGGTGACTGCATCTGAAACGATGCAGGAGGCATTGCTGGTGATGGCGTTAACAGCGTCTAGACGCTTATTTCCCTCAGCAACATAGTTACGGAGAGCAGCGAGCTCACCGCCTCCAATTGGGGCAGTCTTCGAATCTGCGCTGACGACAGCGCGTGAAAAGGCGTCGAGCATGGGAAAGGGACCAGGGGTGCTTGTGCTCAGCCAGTTGACAGCCAGTGAAGATCGTTAGATCTGTTTAGGTCTGCATGGCTTAGCTGCCTCTCGGGGAAGGCGTAAGGGGAAACTACGGTCATCTCCCTCCTCAGGACCCCGATCAAAGCAATCATGCAAACTTTCGTCATCCATCGCGGTCGGACTTAAAAAGGCAGCGCTGGCAAAGGGTTTTGGCAAGGGGAGGGCACGCACTCCCGCCCAATCGCGGGACAAAGCACCAGGAGATTTATCTTTTCTTCCATATTCACCATGGATGCGGTCCATTTGAAGCTGCTCTAGTGGATCGCAGCGGTCGACTCCGTATGCTGACATTCGCCCAATTCAACCCATGACCGACGGCACCACCGCTCGCGCCGACACGTCTGCAATCAACGCATCCGATCCCAGCCGGCAGGAGTTGGAGGAGTCGATTGATCAGCTAGCGGCCTACCGCGATCGACTCATCAAAGATGTGATCGGAATGGGTCAGAGACTGAAGCTTCCTCAGAAGCAAGTGGAATTCACCCTGGCTCAGCATCCCGAGCTGCAGAAGCTAGAAGCAATTCTGGCTCAGCTTGAAGCCCAGAAGTCCGAACAGGACTAACTCCCATCCCCCTCACCCGCCCGTGGCACCCGTGGACCCAGCCCGAACGATGGATCAGTTCTTGGCGGCCAGTCGAGGGGCCTGGCTGACGCGACGGGCTGTGCACCACCTCGACCACCAAGATGATGAATTCGGCGATTCCAATCTTGTGATCGAGCCCTTCTCCGCTGAGGATCCAGCCGTCGAACAGATATGCCTAGCTCTCAATATCAACCCTCATCTAGCAGCAGGAGGGGCCCGTTTCTGGTGGGAGAGCAATCTAAAACCCCTAGCCAGAACAGAAGATCAAGCGGCTGTATTAATAGATATCCCTCTGGCAGGAGATCCCTCTCAGGGTTTCCTGGTCCGTGACAAGGGCTACGTGGAGAAGCAGCCCGTCCTCAGTCAATACACCTTTTCCAGCGATGGCGTCATGACCGTTACCACGCGCTACGACAGCAATGTCGGCACGGAACGCTGCTGGTTCGTCACGGATCAGGTGCGCATGAGGGTGAGCTCGGTGCAGTGCCTCGATGGGGTGTCGATGACCACCTACTGCACGGAGCTTCGTTGCCCCTCCGACGCAACTCTGCAGTCGCTTCGGGAAAGCGCCGATTCCCTGGCCGCCGGTTTCAGTTAACCCACCCTGCTCCTGAGCGCTCCGAGATGTTCGACCCTTTTTTGCAAGAGCTCAATAGCAGGCTGGAACGGTCTGGAGCGCAGCCCATTGCCCCACCCGATGGGCTCGCTGAATGTCGCTCCCTGAAGAGGCAGAGCGTGATCCAAAGCTGGCTCTGGCAAGTGCCGGGTTTCCGGCGCTGGCGGGTGACCAGGATGGACGCGGGGGACAGCCTGCAAGTGCTGAATTCGGTGGCCTATCCCGAATACAACAACGATCAGCCCCTGATGGGAATCGATCTTCTTTGGTTCGGCACCCGAGGCAAGCTGGTCGCAGTGCTTGATTTTCAACCCCTACTGCAAGATCAGAATTATCTTGATACCTATTATCAAGGCCTAAAAGAACTTATTTCTCGCCACCCGGATCTTCACGGTGCTGAGGCCATGCGCTCATTTGATCCAAACCAATATTTTTCGCCCTGGCTGCTGTTCTGCCGTGGAGGTGCTGAGGAGGCGCAGGAATCGTTGCCTAGGGCTTTCACTGCCTTTCTCGACTGCTACTGGCAGCTCAGCGCCGAAGCCAGCCAACGCACTTCCATAGTTACAGCAGAAAAGGTTAAAACCCTGCAGAAGGCATACGATGTCTACAGCGCCGAAAGAGATCCGGCTCATGGCCTTTTTAGCAGCCACTTCGGTAAGGCCTGGTCGGATCGTTTTCTGCACGAGTTCCTCTTCCCATCTAGCCCGCAGCAATGACAGCACCGCAAAGCTGCAGCCTTGATCAGGTCAGAATCGCCGGTTGGCGTTGGCAGCCCTTTCTTGATCATGCGGTCGACATGCTTCAGGCGTTGCAGCCAGCCGCCTACCCCGTGCCCGAGCAGTTTCTGCAAAAAACCGGATCCACCGGTTCGAAAGCACAGCCGGTAGTTGTGCAAACTGCAACCTGGGCCTGTCGAACCAGCAAGCTTCGCCAGGTGAGGGCCGCCTGTGTGGAAGCGGGACCAGCAGCGTCCGTGCTGAACCTAGTTATCAATCCCGACTGCCGTTTTGATCTGCCTTTCTTCGGAGCCGATTTGGTCACGCTGCCCTCAGGCCATCTGCTAGCCCTTGACCTGCAGCCAGTTGACCGCAGCGATTCCCTCCATACCCAACCTGTCTGGGATCGATTACTCCCAATTTTTAACAGCTGGAAGCCTCACTTGCCCGATGGCGGGCCCATTCCTGCCGAGGCGGAACCTTACTTTTCGCCTGCATTTCTCTGGACCCGTCTACCTCTGGGTGCAGCCTCCGATGAGCTGATCGCCACCGTTATATTTCAAGCCTTTGCTGAGTATTTAAAGCTTTATTTACAGCTCGTGGATGAAGCACCCCCCGTAGCAGATGATCGCTCAGCAATATTGCTCGAGGGCCAACGCCGCTACACCAGCTATCGGGCAGAGAAAGATCCGGCAAGAGGGATGCTCAGCCGCTTTCACGGCGCGGAATGGACCGAGACATATATCCATGAGGTGTTGTTCGATCTAGACAGACACTATCCCGAGTAAAAAGAAGATCAAAGCAGGCCTATGGCGTGAAGAGGCCCACTTCCACTGATCAGCTCCACTAGAAAAGCGGAGAATCCGACCATAGCTAAGCGGCCATTCCACACTTCTGAGCTGTTGTTCCAGCCCCAAGCCCACTTGTCTTGGGGGTAGAGCTTCACAGTGCTGGGCAAAGCCGCCGCCTGGTCAAGATTCACCTCGGGCCCATCCAGGGCCTGCTGGACAAGTCGCGCAAGCCCCTGGATGAACGCAGGGTTGGTGTCAAGCGCCGGCACACGCCGAAAATTTGTGATGCCCGACTCGAAAGCCAGCTTGCGGTACTCGATGTCGATCTCTTCAAGGGTCTCGATGTGCTCGCTCACAAAACTGATCGGCACAACCACAAGATCCTTCACACCCTGCCGCCCTAGCTCCTCCAATGCCTCGTCGGTGTAGGGCTTGAGCCACTCCACAGGACCCACCCGGCTCTGATAAGCAAGGGTGAAAGAGTTGCTGTGGCCCAATGTGGCCTCCAACTTCTCGATGATCAGCCGGGCGCAGGTTTCGATCTCCCCTTGGTAGGGATCGCCCGCTTCTTCCACGTAGCTCTTAGGAACACCGTGGGCGCTGAAGAACACGTGGGCGCTGTCAGGGTCCGGGCAGGCCTGGATCTCACGGGCGATCAGCCCGGCCATGGCATCGATATAGCCCTGGTCGTCGTGGTAGCTGCGGATGCATCGAATCGGCAAAGCTGCAAAGACAGGATCAGCCTGACGAAGACGCTGAAGCTCCCTAAAGCTGGAACCGCTGGTGCTAATCGAGAAGTGAGGGTAAAGAGGCAGCACCACCACCTCGTCCACATCATCGGCTTTGATGTCTGCCACCGCCGATTCGGTAAAGGGGTGCCAGTAGCGCATCGCCACGTAGCTGGTGGCCTCGATCCCAAGCAGGCGCAGGGCACTCTGTAGCTCCCGCGCCTGCTGCTCGGTGATTCGCCGCAGTGGTGAGCCCCCGCCGATGGAACGATAAGCCTCCTGCGACTTGCTCGCCCGCAGGCTGCTGATCAGCCAAGCCAGTGGTTTCTGCAGGGCCGGGCTGGGTAGCCGGATGATCTCCGGATCCGAGAACAGGTTGTAGAGGAAAGGGCCGACGTCCTGGATGCGCTCCGGACCCCCGAGGTTCAGCAGGAGCACTCCTACCTTGGCCATGGCTTGGCGATCATGAGGCCAAACATCACCTTACGTCTACAACTGCTGGCAACTGCACTCGCTCGGTTGAATAAGAAACGTTTAGGGACACGCCCTCACAACCAAGCCGTTCGACCGGCGCACATCAGCTAGACGATTCTGGAAAACCCGACTACCGAACTGAAGACGATGGAAGGTTCAGACAATCACGCCAAAGCAGCAGCTGATCGGCAATGGAACCTCATGCGCGCCAGCTTTGATGGCGACTGGAAGGGAATAACCACCTGGTATGGCCGCAAAGGCCATAGCATGAACCTGAAGCAGGGCAGCTCTAACCCGGAGGCCTCGCTTTACTCCATCCGCTTCTCGGATGCGCACACGGGTGAATGGCATGGAACCGGCCTGCGATTCGCGCCCGGTGGAGAACGCCGCTTCCCCCTATATCGGCACAATTACAACCTCGGCCATAACTGCTGGCATTTTCCGCAGACGGCGGGCCAGTCGAGCCTGGAAATGGCCGGCAGCAGCGCCCGTGCTGGGCATGAAGTGAATTTCTTCAGCGGTCGCAGTCGTTCGATGCTGGTGGCGCTTTACCAGCAACAACCTGATGGTCAGATGCTGCTGGACTCAATCGCCGCCACACCCTTCCGTTGCCAACGCACCAATTCGGACCCCGAACGCGTTCAGTTCCAATCGCTGGAGGCGGTATTCGAGACCGTCTTTGGCTGGCAAGGAGTGGAGTCAGTGATCAGACCAGGATTCAATTCTGTAAATGAAACGTCAGATCAGCGGTTGGCACCATTCTGTAGCGAATTATTTATCAAGAATGAAGTGAATGGGCTATTTACAGATAATTTAATCTGCAGCCTGCCTGAGAGCTTGCCAAAGCATTCATTTAACATCCACTTTGGCTGCATACTGGATCGTCAAAGCTTTGTGCATTTGACAATGGAGTTTGATGCCAATCACAATCTCTTGGCCTGGATAGAGCGCCGATATCAGCCCAACATGCATGGATGAGAGAGGCTGAAGCCAAGCTGCTTAAGCTTCTCATTACTCACCCGCGCATTAAGAATTCGATCGCTGGTGTCTCTGGTCAACCACTTAGCTAGTGGCAGGCCAGCGCGCTCACAGAGCCGATCTGTGAGCTCCTGGCCGTTGTACTGGGTGTCATTGACCAGGTTGTACGTATCATTGAGGCCTTGGTCAAAGGCAAAGTTGATACCGCGAACGATGTCGTCGCGGTGAATCCAGCACGGCACATTCAGGCCATTACGCTGCACTAAGCCGCCAGCTGCACTCAGCAACATGGCCGGAATATCGCGTCCAGGCCCGTATATGCCACCGAGGCGCAACACGCAGACCTTGATCGAGTCGGAGCGGACCGACGCGATCATCTGCTCTGCTCTCACGAGCACGGAATTCACTGGATGATTTGAATCGGTTGGATCGCTCTCACTTGTGAACGCTCCCTGCCGGTTGCCATACACGCCACAGCTGCTGAGGTGAACAAGCTGCAGTGGCGAGCTGACAGGCCGACGGCTAAGAGTTTCGATCAGCCGCTGCAGGCCGCCAAGAAAGGTCTGCTCGTATTGGCTCAGCTCAACACTGGAACTCTTCGACGGAGCGAAGGACACCAAGATGCCGTCGACATCTGTTGCGAAGTCCAGGCTGCTGGAGGGATCCGTCGAATCAAAAACCAATGGATTGTCGACTAGATCGGCCAGCTCTGGCAAGCGTTCACGCCGGGTTGTGGTGCCCCAAAGTGCGTGCCCCTCCTGCTTCCAGGATTTGGCAACCGCTTCGCCCACGTAGCCACAACCCAGGATTGCGCGACGCTCGCCCGAGGGCAGGATCGGGCGCTCTTGGAGAGACAGCAACTGATAGAGGGAGGCCAGATCTGGGGTAGAAGTCATCCCGCAAAGCCCAATCATGAAGTTTTGCAACCCTAGGCCTGTCGGACGTGGGGTTGCGTTGTCACCGCTACGGATGACGCAGCCTGAGCCCTACTCCGTTCTTGTGGCAGCCTGAGCTATCGCCTTAAGCCCATGCCCGTCTATTGCGTCGAAGTGCCTGGGCTACCGCCACTTGCCGTCACTTGCGCCGGCTGCAGCGGAGATGCTTTGCAACTGGCACTAAGGGAGCAGGGACTGGACAACTTCCGTGTGGAGCGGCGCAGCAAGGATGGCCGCCAGTGGTGGTTTCAGGCCAACTTCAAGCCAGGCACCATCGACCCAGACACCACTGGAGGTCTCACCCGGCTGGTGAGCGTTGATCTAATCGAGGACTGATGGGTCCGATCCAAGCGCCGCCAACTCTCGCTCAGGCAGCCACCACTTCCGTGCTGCCCGAGCGCTGACGGCGGGTAAGGAAGCCAAACAGCACCTTGCCAATGGCCGCGATCAGATTGCCTTCCAGTTCCTGGAACATGGTCATGTTCAGGTGGAAGGCGTGGTTGGCCTCCTCCACAATCCGATCGGCCATGGCCTGGTCGATTGGCAGGGCGTCGAGCGTGGTGCGGTAGTTGGCCTTGAAGGCCTTCTCATCGGGGATAGCCGCGAATTCGTAGAAACGCAGGCCATCGTGCTCGCCCAGGCTCATCGCCTTTTGGGCGATGTTCTTGAGGATCTGGCCGCCGGAAAGATCACCGATGTAGCGGGTGTAGTGGTGACCCACCAGCAGCTCCGGGCACTCCAGCGCCACCTGATGCAGCCGCTCTACGTATTGCTGGGCTCCAGGGGTGGGCTTGACCGCATTGCGCCAATCGCCACCGAAGTAAAAGGCAAGGTCCTGCTCGAGACTTTCGCGCCGGTTCAGCTCAGCAAAGGCCACCGGGCCCACCACCGGATGCTCCCTAAGCCGACCAAACTCCTCCTCCATGGCGGAGTACACGAAATAAAGATCGGCCACCAGGGTGCGGTAGCTGGCCTTATCCACCACCCCCTTAAGGAAGCAGCTCACGAAGCCGGTGTTCTCCGCCATCGTGTGGGCCTTTTTGGTGCCTTCACGCAGTTGGGAGGCGAGCGCAACAGCCATAGGTGCCGGTCTGAGGAACAGGTATATCGGCAGCAACTTAGAGGGGGCACCCTGGATTGGTTTGCCCCTTTGCGAAGAGTTCACGTCAGGGGTAATGGCCAGCAATGAGCGTTAGTACTGCGGCTGGCTCTCACTTATTAAGGGCCGGGCACTGGCAACATCACTTGGAGCCCGCGTCTCGCGACAGCACCCATGGCCGACGACGACGCCAGCCCCCCCCAGGCAGGCGAACCCATTAGTGAGCAGGAAGCCCTGCGCCGGCTCCGCCAGAGCGAAGACTCCTCCCAGCAGTACTACGGAGCCTGGTGGCTGGGCCGAATGCGCAGCCAGCACCCAGAGGCAGTGCCCCTATTGCAACAAGCCCTGCGTCGACGCCGGCCCAGGGATAGCGGGGCCGGCGTCGAGGAGAACGCAGTAGCCCGCAATGCCGCCCGCGCCCTCGGCAAACTGGCTCCAGCAGCACAAGCGGCCATCCCCGACCTGCTCGACACCCTGCAGGACGGCGACGACGGACTACGGGAAGCGGCAGCCCGGGCCCTGGGCCAACTCGGGGCCAGCGAAGCCATTGAGGCCCTCTGCGAGAGGCTAGCCAGCGGCCCCGCCGTGGCTGGCGTCCAGCAGGCCAACAGCCACCGCCTGATGGAACCCTGCGAAGCTCTGCTGGAGGCCTTGGGCGACATCGGTGTCAACGAGCCGCGGGTGCTGGCCGTGGTGAAACCCTTCCTCGGCCACGAGAGCCCCCTGATCCGCAGCGCTGCTGCCCGCACCCTGCTGCAACTGAGCGGTGAGGCGCGCTGGGGGGAACTGCTTGTGGACCTACTTGACCATCCCCAGCTGCAGGTGCGTCATGCAGCCCTGATGGATCTAGGTGCCGCCGGCTGGCGGCCCGGATTTAAAGCCATTGCCGCCACCCTTGCCGAGAACAGTCTGAAATTGATTGCCCTGCGGGGGCTGGTGGAACAGGGCAGCGGCGACCCCGGCGACGAGGCCCTGCTGGCCTACATGGACACCTTGCTATGAGCCAGGTTTCACTGGTGGCAGCCCGGATTGCAGCCCTGCAACAGGCCGGCAGTGCCCTCGCCCTGCTGCAAGCCACCCAGGAGCTGGCCAGCTGCGCCGATGCCAGCGCCGCTCCGGTGCTGGTGGAGGTGTTGGGCTTCAACAACCCCGGTGCGGCGGTAGCCGCCGTGAAGGGGCTGATCAGCCTGGGGCCAGCGGCCGTGGAAGCCCTGTTGCAGCTCGACCCAGTGAATTACGGGGCTAGGGCCTGGGCCGTGCGCGCCCTCGCCGGCATCGGTGATGTGCGTGGGCTAGAGCTGCTGCTCGATGCCCTCGGCAGCGACGTAGCTGCCAGCGTGCGCCGGGCTGCCGCAAAGGGGCTCGGCCAACTGCAACTGGACGAGCTCCCCCCTGACCAACAGCAAGCTGTGCGGCGTCAGTGCCTAGGAGCCCTGCTGGCCGCCACTAGCGACGGCGAGTGGGTGGTGCGCTACGCGGTGGCAGTGGGGTTGGAGTTGCTGGCAGCTGGCCTGCCCGCGGCAGGACCGGAGAGGCAGCTGGCCCAACAGGGCCTGCTCACACTCCAGGAAGCGGCTGATGGCAGTCCTCCGGTGGTGCAGAGGCGCGCCAAGTTGGCCCTTTCACGGCTGGGGCTGCAATGAAGAAACGGGTGCTGTTTGTCTGCCTGGGCAACATCTGCCGCTCCCCAGCCGCTGAAGGGGTGTTTTTGCACCTGCTGGAGCAATCTCAGGCTGGTGAGCGCTTTGTGGTTGATTCGGCTGGCACCGGGGGCTGGCATGTGGGCAAGGCTGCCGATGCCCGCATGCGCGCAGCGGCCAGCCGCCGCGGCATCCACCTAGCGAGCAAGGCGCGCCAGTTGGAGCTGGCCGACCTCAACCGCTTCAACCACATCCTCACCATGGACGCCAGCAACCTGAGCCAGGTGCAGGCCCTAGTCCAGGAGGCTGGCGGCAGCAGCGTCGCCCGCATCGAGCCCCTGCTCAGCTATCGCAGCCGGTTTGATCTCAGCGAAGTGCCGGATCCCTACTACGGGGGAGACGAGGGGTTTGAGCACGTGCTCGACCTGCTGGAAGACGCCTGCAGCGGCCTGCTGCAGGCCTTAGACGATTAGTTCTCACCAGCGCCCGGCCAGGCCTCCTCCGGAACCCTCTGGCGGAACAGGTCCACCAGAGCCTGAATCACAGCCTCAATGGCCATACCGTCCGTAACCAGCTCCACCGCATCCTCTGCCTGGCACAGCGGCGCCACCTCCCGGCTGGAGTCCTGCTGATCACGGGCAGTTATCTGGGCCTCCAGCTCAGCCAGCGGAGGCACCGCAAAGCCCCGGCTCTCGAGGTCTTGGGCGCGGCGGCGGGCCCGCTCCGCCGCCGTGGCCGTGAGAAAAACCTTGAGCTCAGCGTCGGGGAAAACGGCGGTGCCGATGTCGCGGCCCTCGGCCACCAGCCCCCCCTTGAGCCCCATGGCCTGCTGCTGGGCCGTGAGGGCCTGGCGCACACAGCCGTGGGCAGCCACCAGGGAGACCTGGGCCGTTACCTCCGGGCTGCGAATCGCCTCGGTCACGTCGAAGCCATTGATGCTCACCAGCTGCTCGCCGGCGCCGCCAGCACTGAGCTGCAGATCCAGGCCCAGCAGAAGGGGTTCCACAGCCGCCGCAGCGGCAGGGTCGGCTCCCTGGCGCAGCACCCACCAGGTGAGGGCCCGGTACATGGCGCCGGTGTCTAGATAAACCAGGCCCATCTGGCGGGCAAAGGCACGGGTGACGGTGCTCTTGCCCGCTCCCGCTGGTCCATCAATGGCAACGATCGGCAGACGAGACATCAGAAAACAATGGTCGATCAGGCGGCTTGAACCGCAGTGCACCGCAGCGGCGAGCAGGGCCAGGCCTTGCACTTGCTGCAATGGCTCCAAGCTATGGGGAGCCACAAGCTCCACATAATCCACCCTCAGGCCCGCCGCTTCCAGCTGCTGGGCCAGCTGGGAGGTCAGCGCTGGGGCCTGGAAGAGGCCACCACGCACTTGGGCAGCCGCAGCCGCCAAAGCAGCGGGCAGCGCCGCGGCCTGCTGGCGCTGGGAGGGGGAAAGGCGACGGTTGCGGGAGCTGCAGGCGAGCCCATCGGCCTCTCGCACTGTGGGACAGCCCTTAATGCGCAGAGGCAAGCCCAGATCCGCCACCACCCGCCTCAGGATCACCAGCTGCTGCCAATCCTTTTCGCCAAGCAGCAGGAGATCAGGGCGCACCAGGGTTAACAGGCGAATCACCACGGTGGCCACCCCCTCAAAGTGCTGGGGCCGGTGGCGGCCACAGAGCCCCTGGCGCAAAAGCAAAGGCGGCGCCACCCGGGTCAAGCCCGCCTCGCCCCGGGGGTAGATCTCCGCCACGCTGGGAGCAAACAGGGCCGTGGCACCGGCGGCGGCGGCTAGATCAATGTCGGAGCGGAGGTCCCGGGGATAGGACTCGAGATCTTCCCCAGGACCGAACTGGAGGGGATTGACAAACACACTCAGCAACACGGAGGGGAGCTGGCCTGACCCTTGCCTCAGTGCCGCTGCCCGGCGAATCAGCTGCTGATGACCCTCGTGCAGGGCCCCCATCGTGGGCACGAAATGCAGGGGGCCCTGCTGCTGCTGCCGCCAGGCGGCTAGGTCTTGGCAAGTTTCGAGCAGGTCCAAGGAAAGAGCGGCGGCAGCCAACAAAAAACCCACCCGCCAGATTGGCGGATGGGCTGATCAAGGGAGCAGGCTGGGCTCAGCTCACTGGAGCACTTCGAGGCGCACTTGAGCTACGCCACTGGCGGTGAGGCCTAGGGATTGGGCAGCTCCATGGGCAATGTCAATGACGCGATTGCCGTGGAAAGGGCCCCGGTCGTTGATGCGCACAACGGCGGTGCGGCCGTTCCCAAGATTGGTCACACGAACCTTGGTGCCGAAAGGCAGGGTGCGGTGGGCCGCCGTGAGGGTGCCAGGACGAAAGACTTCGCCATTGGCCGTGCGGTTTCCAAAGAAGCCGGGGCCGTACCAACTGGCCTCACCCTTGGAGCTGTGCACCACACGGGGCGCTGGCTTGGGGGCAGGAGCGATACGGGTCGGAGGGGCCTGCTTGATCTGGGTGTCAATTGGTGACAGCTCCAAATCGACCTCGCGGATGGCGACTGCAGGCGTTGGGCCTTGGGGCTCAGGGCTGGAAACAGCCATCGCTACAGCATCATTGCTGGTTGCGGCGAGGCTGGACTCGGCGATGGCGGGAACCAAAGCACTGCCGGAGAGAAGCAGGGCGAGGGCCCCAAGGGAGAAGGTGCTGCGCATAACAAACGAAACTCGCCGCTATTGCGGCAATCACCAGCCAGAGGCAATTAGTGATTCGTCAGCGTTGGATTCGCTCTCAAACTGAATGGAGTTGAGATACGAATTCGCCTTCGGGGTTCCTATCGGGAATTGACGACAGGGCAAAGTTAACTGCTTCAGCTGGCCGTTTCGGTCAAAAACGACACCTACAAGATTGATCAGCAATTGTCATCCAAGCGGCCAGGGCAGGCGCCTACAGGGCTGAGCGGGGGTCGGCAAGGCCAGCAGGGATCAGCGACCCGAATGACAATCATCAGCGCAGCTAATCACCTGAGGCGCCAATCTGGCAATTGGCCCCGAATTTGGGCAGGTGG
Encoded here:
- the cpeA gene encoding class 1 C-phycoerythrin subunit alpha is translated as MKSVVTTVVTAADAAGRFPSQNDLEAVQGNIQRATARLEAAEKLAAGLDKVTKEAGDACFSKYPYLKQAGEAGENQVKVDKCYRDIAHYLRLINYCLVVGGTGPLDEWGIAGAREVYRTLRLPTAAYVEALTFTRDRACSPRDMSPQALNELKSYLDYAINALS
- a CDS encoding HEAT repeat domain-containing protein, which encodes MEMEALDILFDDLAHPNPYIQSQAFIAMVRDWPQQALPRLLGLLAQPDIALRRASVRGIGAFGAAALLPLADLLKASTDSTIRASCVKAYAQVASNQPGIHFPDSAMQALEEALGDDSPVVAVATVMALGQVGGQAVPLLLRVVGGDNPAQAVAAVNALAQIDDPAIERTLRDLQNQPQLDSYVRETLESALARIRDLHARQPQPG
- the cpeB gene encoding globin family protein, with product MLDAFSRAVVSADSKTAPIGGGELAALRNYVAEGNKRLDAVNAITSNASCIVSDAVTGMICENTGLIQAGGNCYPNRRMAACLRDGEIVLRYISYALLAGDASVLDDRCLNGLKETYIALGVPLQSAARAVAIMKASSTAHINETNTSGTNPVETRFRKMETVQGDCSALVAEAATYFDRVISGLS
- a CDS encoding HEAT repeat domain-containing protein produces the protein MRLTFAESLGAVGAAAVPTLCRALRTHENVTVRRAAAKTLTLIADPAALPVLLETLLSDSDPVVQGSAVGAMAAVGDQALDPLFSVLVHPKASAMQQGLASWGIAFIGAKAPEALRQAASSPDARVRAAAIAALGEQIQALGDDQARQLLLTALDDLDSEVRAEAATLMGKLQEPEWACPRLLPLLTDSEEQVRKNAALSLMKLGAKDALPALKASVEQEEQPGVRLVLDLAISQLSK
- a CDS encoding 15,16-dihydrobiliverdin:ferredoxin oxidoreductase, which produces MFDPFLQELNSRLERSGAQPIAPPDGLAECRSLKRQSVIQSWLWQVPGFRRWRVTRMDAGDSLQVLNSVAYPEYNNDQPLMGIDLLWFGTRGKLVAVLDFQPLLQDQNYLDTYYQGLKELISRHPDLHGAEAMRSFDPNQYFSPWLLFCRGGAEEAQESLPRAFTAFLDCYWQLSAEASQRTSIVTAEKVKTLQKAYDVYSAERDPAHGLFSSHFGKAWSDRFLHEFLFPSSPQQ
- a CDS encoding phycobiliprotein lyase codes for the protein MDQFLAASRGAWLTRRAVHHLDHQDDEFGDSNLVIEPFSAEDPAVEQICLALNINPHLAAGGARFWWESNLKPLARTEDQAAVLIDIPLAGDPSQGFLVRDKGYVEKQPVLSQYTFSSDGVMTVTTRYDSNVGTERCWFVTDQVRMRVSSVQCLDGVSMTTYCTELRCPSDATLQSLRESADSLAAGFS
- a CDS encoding phycoerythrobilin:ferredoxin oxidoreductase, giving the protein MTAPQSCSLDQVRIAGWRWQPFLDHAVDMLQALQPAAYPVPEQFLQKTGSTGSKAQPVVVQTATWACRTSKLRQVRAACVEAGPAASVLNLVINPDCRFDLPFFGADLVTLPSGHLLALDLQPVDRSDSLHTQPVWDRLLPIFNSWKPHLPDGGPIPAEAEPYFSPAFLWTRLPLGAASDELIATVIFQAFAEYLKLYLQLVDEAPPVADDRSAILLEGQRRYTSYRAEKDPARGMLSRFHGAEWTETYIHEVLFDLDRHYPE